A genomic region of Carassius auratus strain Wakin unplaced genomic scaffold, ASM336829v1 scaf_tig00002331, whole genome shotgun sequence contains the following coding sequences:
- the LOC113069716 gene encoding protein S100-B-like, translating into MSDLESCLGTIIEVFHKYSSKEGDKYKLKKSELKDLLTNEFPTLTEHVKDQATLDSLMESVDTDGDSECDFQEFMTFITMVTICCHEFFEHNEDE; encoded by the exons ATGTCAGACTTGGAGAGCTGCCTGGGAACCATCATTGAGGTGTTCCACAAATACTCATCCAAAGAAGGTGACAAGTACAAATTAAAAAAGAGCGAACTCAAGGATCTGCTCACCAATGAATTTCCGACTCTTACCGAG CATGTGAAAGATCAAGCAACATTGGACAGTTTGATGGAAAGCGTGGATACCGATGGTGACTCGGAGTGTGATTTTCAAGAGTTCATGACCTTCATCACCATGGTTACCATCTGTTGCCATGAGTTTTTCGAACACAACGAAGACGAATGA